A stretch of the Streptosporangium sp. NBC_01755 genome encodes the following:
- a CDS encoding ATP-binding protein: MADRTTIHDTAPVTSEDAPLPRLMRPVEGRLVAGVAHGAAAQLRLDPVVLRLAFVLLTVLDGFGAVAYAALWMFTPREPYEGKEPARDWSQLAAYTAIGLALLALGWLTGTSGAGIGAWPIAVGGIGSLILWQQADPDRRQRWMTTTVGQVRRNRVRTVAGLVLVMVGAIGFLVANDELVEARSGIMFTLVVVGGVALIVAPWLAALWKELQRERRERIRQEERAEVAAHVHDSVLHTLTLIQRNASDSREVMRLARSQERELRNWLYQPQQDADASMAAAVRRVAAEEEDAHGVPIEVVCVGDCPLTPELSAMVQAARQAMVNAAKYSGSEVISVYAEAEPEEVTIFVRDRGVGFDMEDVPEDRMGIRQSIVGRMERHGGSARVRTEPGEGTEVMLTMKLEKV; the protein is encoded by the coding sequence ATGGCTGACCGAACGACAATTCATGACACGGCGCCCGTGACCTCCGAGGATGCGCCTCTCCCTCGCCTGATGAGGCCGGTGGAGGGGCGGCTGGTGGCCGGGGTGGCCCATGGGGCCGCCGCCCAGCTCCGGCTCGACCCGGTCGTGCTGCGGCTGGCCTTCGTGCTGCTCACCGTCCTGGACGGGTTCGGAGCCGTGGCGTACGCCGCCCTGTGGATGTTCACCCCGCGCGAACCGTACGAGGGCAAGGAACCCGCCAGGGACTGGAGCCAGCTCGCCGCGTACACCGCGATCGGGCTGGCGCTGCTGGCCCTGGGCTGGCTCACCGGAACCTCGGGGGCCGGGATCGGGGCCTGGCCGATCGCCGTGGGCGGCATCGGCTCGCTGATCCTGTGGCAGCAGGCGGATCCGGACCGGCGGCAGCGCTGGATGACCACCACCGTCGGACAGGTTCGCCGGAACCGGGTCCGCACCGTCGCCGGGCTGGTGCTCGTCATGGTCGGCGCGATCGGTTTTCTGGTGGCCAACGACGAACTGGTCGAGGCCCGTTCCGGCATCATGTTCACGCTGGTGGTCGTGGGCGGTGTCGCGCTGATCGTGGCCCCCTGGCTGGCGGCCCTGTGGAAGGAACTGCAGCGCGAGCGCCGCGAGCGCATCCGGCAGGAGGAGCGCGCCGAGGTGGCCGCCCACGTGCACGACTCGGTGCTGCACACGCTGACGCTCATCCAGCGCAACGCCTCCGACTCGCGCGAGGTGATGAGGCTCGCCCGATCCCAGGAGCGGGAGCTGCGCAACTGGCTTTACCAACCACAGCAGGACGCCGACGCGTCGATGGCCGCGGCCGTGCGGCGGGTGGCGGCCGAGGAGGAGGACGCGCACGGGGTGCCGATCGAGGTCGTCTGCGTGGGCGACTGCCCGCTGACCCCCGAGCTGTCCGCGATGGTGCAGGCCGCGAGGCAGGCGATGGTCAACGCCGCGAAATACTCCGGGTCCGAGGTCATCTCCGTCTACGCCGAGGCGGAACCCGAAGAGGTCACCATCTTCGTCAGGGATCGAGGGGTCGGGTTCGACATGGAGGACGTGCCCGAGGATCGTATGGGTATCCGCCAGTCGATCGTCGGCAGGATGGAGCGCCACGGGGGCAGCGCCCGGGTGCGGACCGAGCCCGGCGAGGGCACGGAAGTGATGCTGACCATGAAGCTGGAGAAGGTGTGA
- a CDS encoding response regulator transcription factor, whose amino-acid sequence MSAVKVLIVDDHRLFRSGVRAELGDSIEVIGEAEDVESAVRAITELGPDVVLLDVHMPGGGGQEVLRRVLGSGSTVRFLALSVSDAAEDVIGVIRGGARGYVTKNISGRELTDAIRRVADGDAVFSPRLAGFVLDAFASSEAPPIDPELDSLTQREREVLRLIARGYAYKEIAKELFISVKTVETHVSSVLRKLQLSNRHELSRWATARRLV is encoded by the coding sequence ATGAGCGCGGTGAAGGTCCTGATCGTCGACGACCACCGGCTGTTCCGCTCCGGTGTCCGGGCCGAGCTGGGCGACTCCATCGAGGTGATCGGGGAGGCCGAGGACGTGGAGTCCGCGGTCAGGGCGATCACCGAGCTGGGGCCCGACGTGGTCCTCCTCGATGTGCACATGCCCGGTGGCGGTGGCCAGGAGGTCTTGCGCCGGGTCCTCGGCTCAGGCTCCACGGTCCGCTTCCTCGCGCTGTCGGTCTCCGACGCGGCGGAGGATGTCATCGGCGTGATCCGGGGCGGTGCCCGGGGTTATGTGACCAAGAACATCAGCGGGCGCGAGCTCACCGACGCCATCCGCAGGGTGGCCGACGGCGACGCGGTCTTCTCTCCGAGGCTGGCCGGGTTCGTGCTGGACGCGTTCGCCTCCAGCGAGGCCCCGCCGATCGACCCCGAGCTCGACTCGCTGACCCAGCGCGAGCGCGAGGTTCTGCGGCTGATCGCCAGAGGGTACGCCTACAAGGAGATCGCCAAGGAGCTGTTCATCTCGGTGAAGACGGTGGAGACCCATGTCTCGTCCGTGCTGCGCAAACTCCAGCTCTCCAACCGCCACGAGCTCTCCCGCTGGGCCACGGCGCGGCGCCTGGTCTGA
- a CDS encoding glutamate--cysteine ligase yields the protein MGRDVPAMVFSREDRRRYRDKVRQCLDVFAWMLHESRFEFDRPRAGLEIELNLVDDRGEATMKNTEVLGAIAQPDWATELGQFNVEINVLPESLADEGAARLEKVIRDRLNHAEERARTVGGHMMMVGILPTLRESDVHEGTLSANPRYRLLNEQIFAARGEDMHLSIEGEESLDTYADSITPEAACTSLQLHLQVSPEAFAANWNAAQAIAGPQVALAANSPFLFGRRLWQETRIPLFEQATDTRPVELKIQGVRPRVWFGERWITSVFDLFEENTRYFPALLPLCDEADPREELACGITPRLGELTLHNGTVYRWNRPVYAVVDGTPHLRVENRVLPAGPSVADVVANAVFYYGLMRVLPYTERPVWTRMSFAAARDNLRAAAQYGLDARLFWPELGEVTASELILRRLLPLAYEGLDQWGVAPEARDRLLGIVERRCLTGRTGASWQIDAVNALGHLERHEALRRMTLRYMENMHTNEPVHNWPSL from the coding sequence ATGGGACGCGACGTACCTGCGATGGTGTTCAGCCGCGAGGACCGGCGGCGCTACCGGGACAAGGTCCGCCAGTGCCTTGACGTCTTCGCGTGGATGCTCCACGAGTCCAGGTTCGAGTTCGATCGGCCCAGGGCCGGGCTGGAGATCGAGCTCAACCTCGTGGACGACCGCGGCGAGGCCACCATGAAGAACACCGAGGTGCTGGGGGCCATCGCCCAGCCCGACTGGGCCACCGAGCTCGGCCAGTTCAACGTGGAGATCAACGTCCTGCCCGAGTCCTTGGCGGATGAGGGCGCGGCCCGGCTGGAGAAGGTGATCAGGGACCGCCTCAACCACGCAGAGGAACGGGCCCGCACCGTCGGCGGGCACATGATGATGGTCGGCATCCTGCCCACGCTGCGGGAGAGCGACGTCCACGAGGGCACCCTGTCGGCCAACCCGCGCTACAGGCTGCTCAACGAGCAGATCTTCGCGGCCAGGGGCGAGGACATGCACCTGTCGATCGAGGGGGAGGAGTCCCTCGACACCTACGCCGACAGCATCACCCCCGAGGCCGCCTGCACGAGCCTGCAGCTCCATCTCCAGGTCAGCCCGGAGGCGTTCGCCGCCAACTGGAACGCCGCCCAGGCCATCGCGGGCCCGCAGGTGGCCCTGGCGGCCAACTCGCCCTTCCTGTTCGGCCGCAGGCTATGGCAGGAGACCAGGATCCCGCTGTTCGAGCAGGCCACCGACACCCGCCCGGTGGAGCTGAAGATCCAGGGGGTGCGGCCCAGGGTGTGGTTCGGCGAGCGGTGGATCACCTCGGTCTTCGATCTCTTCGAGGAGAACACCCGCTACTTCCCCGCGCTGCTTCCCCTGTGCGACGAGGCCGACCCGCGTGAGGAGCTGGCGTGCGGGATCACCCCCCGGCTCGGCGAGCTGACCCTGCACAACGGCACCGTCTACCGGTGGAACCGGCCGGTCTACGCGGTGGTGGACGGCACCCCGCACCTGCGGGTGGAGAATCGGGTGCTGCCCGCGGGGCCCTCGGTGGCCGACGTCGTCGCCAACGCCGTGTTCTACTACGGGCTCATGCGGGTCCTCCCCTACACCGAGCGCCCGGTGTGGACGCGCATGTCGTTCGCCGCGGCCAGGGACAATCTGCGCGCCGCCGCCCAGTACGGCCTGGACGCCCGGCTCTTCTGGCCGGAACTCGGCGAGGTGACCGCCTCGGAGCTGATCCTGCGCCGCCTGCTGCCGCTCGCCTACGAGGGGCTCGACCAGTGGGGCGTGGCCCCCGAGGCCAGGGACCGGCTGCTGGGGATCGTCGAGCGGCGCTGCCTTACCGGCAGGACCGGGGCGAGCTGGCAGATAGACGCGGTGAACGCGCTCGGCCACCTCGAAAGGCACGAGGCGCTGCGCCGGATGACCCTGCGGTACATGGAGAACATGCACACCAACGAGCCGGTCCACAACTGGCCGTCACTCTGA
- a CDS encoding WhiB family transcriptional regulator translates to MRVMVEEIGWAVRGACRTSDPELFFPLTQSAEHEARAKAVCERCPVLQECRAYAVRAAEPEGIWGGLTARERRGLRFPAGWRQTATDRAPVA, encoded by the coding sequence ATGCGGGTAATGGTCGAGGAGATCGGCTGGGCCGTGCGGGGTGCCTGCCGTACCAGCGATCCCGAGCTGTTCTTTCCGCTGACGCAGTCGGCCGAGCACGAGGCGCGGGCGAAGGCGGTCTGCGAGCGGTGTCCGGTTCTCCAGGAGTGCCGGGCATACGCGGTCCGGGCGGCCGAGCCCGAGGGGATCTGGGGCGGCCTGACCGCGCGGGAACGCCGCGGCCTGCGCTTCCCCGCAGGCTGGCGCCAGACCGCCACGGACCGGGCCCCGGTCGCGTAG
- a CDS encoding CPBP family intramembrane glutamic endopeptidase, with protein sequence MERKPTRDAGAGFRPGVSAGVVAVLVGANVLNNRLAPRLAPLTSAVATGALLLLARRSGISWSELGFHERSRGLRIGGVLASAVAGVYAVGVTVPVTRRFFRDERALSLSHARALEEALVQVPVGTVLLEEVGFRGVVHALVARSHGHGTATAASSILFGLWHVLPAVDMMAANPALSRLASGEAPTRDSGAPGTPAGAPGWQVTRVVAGSVVATGLAGVLFTELRRRGGLMAPAMFHVATNSLGYLFARLAPPDPAAREDPAPPATRAGGRRWWRTKVDGVQGERGPGDLLGGQAVKTRWKAST encoded by the coding sequence GTGGAGCGGAAGCCGACGCGGGACGCCGGTGCCGGGTTTCGGCCGGGGGTTTCGGCGGGGGTGGTGGCGGTGCTGGTGGGGGCCAACGTGCTCAACAACCGCCTGGCACCGAGGCTGGCACCGCTGACCTCGGCCGTGGCCACCGGCGCGCTGCTCCTCCTGGCCCGCCGTTCCGGGATCTCCTGGTCCGAGCTGGGATTCCACGAACGCTCGCGGGGCCTGCGGATAGGTGGCGTGCTCGCCTCCGCCGTGGCGGGGGTCTACGCCGTGGGCGTCACGGTCCCGGTCACCCGTCGCTTCTTCCGCGACGAGCGCGCCCTGTCCCTGTCCCACGCCCGCGCGCTGGAGGAGGCACTGGTCCAGGTGCCGGTCGGCACCGTACTGCTGGAGGAGGTCGGCTTCCGCGGGGTGGTGCACGCCCTCGTTGCCCGCTCCCACGGTCACGGTACGGCGACCGCCGCCTCCTCGATCCTTTTCGGCCTCTGGCACGTCCTCCCCGCGGTGGACATGATGGCCGCCAACCCCGCCCTGAGCCGCCTGGCCTCCGGGGAGGCTCCCACCCGTGACTCCGGGGCGCCCGGCACCCCGGCGGGGGCGCCCGGATGGCAGGTGACGCGCGTCGTGGCCGGTTCCGTGGTCGCGACGGGCCTCGCCGGTGTGCTCTTCACCGAGCTGCGCAGGCGGGGCGGCCTGATGGCGCCGGCGATGTTCCACGTCGCGACCAACTCCCTGGGCTACCTGTTCGCCCGCTTGGCCCCGCCGGACCCGGCGGCGAGGGAGGATCCCGCCCCGCCTGCGACGCGGGCGGGCGGGCGGCGGTGGTGGCGAACGAAGGTCGACGGTGTTCAAGGGGAGCGGGGCCCTGGTGACCTCCTGGGAGGTCAGGCGGTGAAGACCCGCTGGAAGGCCTCGACGTAG
- a CDS encoding PIG-L deacetylase family protein: protein MLSEDEINRVLAVAAHPDDVDFGAAGSIARFTDRGVEVTYCVVTDGDAGGFDRELDNGGMAELRRTEQSNAAKAVGVTDVRYLGYHDGTVTQSLELRRDIAQVIRQVKPDLVITHSPERNHRFIAPSHPDHRAVGGCALDAVYPDARNPYAFPSLLIDEGLEAWTVREVWLNGGPTPDHYVDITDTFDRKLAALRAHASQIGHLEDFENFLRDRFSRTAAEAGFGEGRYVEAFQRVFTA, encoded by the coding sequence ATGCTGTCCGAAGATGAGATCAACCGTGTACTCGCGGTCGCCGCACATCCCGACGACGTCGACTTCGGTGCCGCGGGCTCGATCGCGCGATTCACCGACCGGGGCGTCGAGGTCACCTACTGCGTGGTCACCGACGGCGACGCGGGCGGCTTCGACCGCGAGCTGGACAACGGCGGCATGGCCGAGCTCCGCCGCACCGAGCAGTCCAACGCCGCCAAGGCCGTCGGCGTGACCGATGTGCGCTACCTCGGCTACCACGACGGGACGGTGACGCAGAGCCTGGAGTTGCGGCGTGACATCGCCCAGGTCATCCGCCAGGTCAAGCCCGATCTGGTGATCACCCACAGCCCCGAGCGCAACCACCGGTTCATCGCCCCCAGCCACCCCGACCACCGCGCGGTCGGCGGCTGCGCCCTCGACGCCGTCTACCCCGACGCGCGCAACCCCTATGCCTTCCCCTCGCTCCTGATCGACGAGGGCCTTGAGGCATGGACCGTCCGCGAGGTCTGGCTGAACGGCGGCCCGACACCCGACCACTACGTGGACATCACCGACACCTTCGACCGCAAGCTCGCCGCGCTGCGCGCCCACGCCAGCCAGATCGGTCACCTGGAGGACTTCGAGAACTTCCTGCGGGATCGCTTCTCACGGACCGCCGCGGAGGCGGGCTTCGGCGAGGGCCGCTACGTCGAGGCCTTCCAGCGGGTCTTCACCGCCTGA
- the pcrA gene encoding DNA helicase PcrA yields the protein MSIPASSLTHPLLDGLNPQQREAVVHHGSPLLIVAGAGSGKTRVLTHRIAYLLGERGVQPQEILAITFTNKAAREMKDRVDKLIGPRSAAMWVMTFHSACVRILRREAKRLGFPSGFSIYDQADSQRLMAMVCREMDLDPKRYPPRSFSAQVSNFKNELIDYETAAAQASTHLERKLAEAYRNYQQKLTEAGAMDFDDLIMLTVTLFQIFPDVAEHYRLRWRHIMVDEYQDTNHAQYTLIRELAGRPELRTADGDLVREGGVAPAELCVVGDADQSIYAFRGATIRNILEFERDYPEARTILLEQNYRSTQTILSAANAVISRNESRKPKNLWSDQGAGVKIIGYVADNEHDEAMFVAQEVDRLTDHEDVVPGQVAVFYRTNAASRVFEEIFIRTGLPYKVVGGVRFYERKEVRDLLAYLRFLSNPNDVVSLRRILNVPKRGIGERAEAMVEAFVSRERIPYWEGLRRADDAPGMATRSLKAIAEFVELMDELMVKADDMSPSQLAQEVLASTGYRLELTASNDPQDESRLENLDEMISVASEFEEANPEGTLVEFLEQVSLVADADQIPAADGGQGVVTLMTLHTAKGLEFPVVFLTGMEDGVFPHMRSLGEPKELEEERRLAYVGITRAEQRLYVSRAAVRSSWGSPAFNPASRFVAEIPAELVEWRGTSEKTAWGAATRRDSRPAPARKSDGRQIPNLTPGDRVTHDKFGLGTVVSVDGVAEKTKAKIDFGGGVGEKVLLLAYAKQLEKL from the coding sequence GTGTCGATCCCAGCCTCCTCTCTGACCCACCCGTTGCTCGACGGGCTCAATCCTCAGCAGCGCGAGGCCGTCGTGCACCACGGCAGCCCCCTGCTCATCGTCGCGGGCGCGGGCTCCGGCAAGACCCGGGTGCTGACCCACCGCATCGCCTATCTGCTGGGTGAGCGGGGTGTGCAGCCGCAGGAGATCCTGGCGATCACCTTCACCAACAAGGCGGCGCGGGAGATGAAGGACCGGGTCGACAAGCTCATCGGCCCGCGTTCGGCGGCGATGTGGGTGATGACCTTCCACAGCGCGTGCGTGCGGATCCTGCGCCGCGAGGCCAAGCGCCTGGGCTTCCCCTCGGGCTTCTCCATCTACGACCAGGCCGACTCGCAGCGCCTGATGGCGATGGTCTGCCGCGAGATGGACCTCGATCCCAAGCGCTACCCGCCGAGGTCGTTCTCCGCCCAGGTCAGCAACTTCAAGAACGAGCTGATCGACTACGAGACGGCGGCGGCCCAGGCCTCCACACATCTGGAGCGCAAGCTCGCCGAGGCGTACCGCAACTACCAGCAGAAGCTCACCGAGGCCGGAGCGATGGACTTCGACGACCTCATCATGCTGACGGTGACGCTGTTCCAGATCTTCCCCGACGTGGCCGAGCACTATCGGCTCCGCTGGCGCCACATCATGGTCGACGAGTACCAGGACACCAACCACGCGCAGTACACCCTGATCCGCGAGCTGGCGGGCCGTCCCGAGCTGCGCACCGCCGACGGAGACCTGGTCAGGGAGGGTGGCGTCGCCCCGGCCGAGCTGTGTGTGGTGGGTGACGCCGACCAGTCGATCTACGCCTTCCGCGGCGCGACGATCCGCAACATCCTGGAGTTCGAGCGCGACTACCCGGAGGCCAGGACGATCCTGCTGGAGCAGAACTACCGCTCCACCCAGACGATCCTGTCCGCCGCCAACGCGGTGATCTCGCGCAACGAGAGCCGCAAGCCCAAGAACCTCTGGTCCGACCAGGGAGCCGGGGTGAAGATCATCGGCTATGTCGCGGACAACGAGCACGACGAGGCGATGTTCGTCGCCCAGGAGGTCGACAGGCTCACCGACCACGAAGACGTCGTACCAGGTCAGGTCGCCGTGTTCTACCGGACCAACGCCGCCTCCCGGGTGTTCGAGGAGATCTTCATCCGGACCGGCCTGCCGTACAAGGTGGTGGGCGGGGTGCGCTTCTACGAGCGTAAGGAGGTCCGCGACCTCCTGGCCTACCTGCGCTTCCTGTCCAACCCGAACGACGTGGTGTCGCTGCGCCGCATCCTCAACGTGCCCAAGCGCGGCATCGGCGAGCGGGCCGAGGCGATGGTCGAGGCGTTCGTGAGCAGGGAGCGGATCCCTTACTGGGAGGGGCTCCGCCGGGCGGACGACGCGCCGGGCATGGCCACCCGCTCGCTCAAGGCCATCGCCGAGTTCGTCGAGCTGATGGACGAGCTGATGGTGAAGGCAGACGACATGTCGCCCTCGCAGCTGGCCCAGGAGGTGCTGGCGAGCACCGGATACCGCCTGGAGCTCACCGCCTCCAACGACCCGCAGGACGAGAGCCGCCTGGAGAACCTGGACGAGATGATCTCGGTCGCCTCCGAGTTCGAGGAGGCCAACCCCGAGGGCACGCTGGTGGAGTTCCTGGAGCAGGTCTCCCTGGTCGCCGACGCCGACCAGATCCCTGCGGCCGACGGGGGCCAGGGCGTGGTGACGCTGATGACGCTGCACACGGCCAAGGGGCTGGAGTTCCCCGTGGTGTTCCTCACCGGCATGGAGGACGGGGTCTTCCCGCACATGCGCTCACTCGGCGAGCCGAAGGAGCTGGAGGAGGAGCGCCGACTGGCCTATGTCGGCATCACCCGCGCCGAGCAGCGCCTCTATGTCTCCCGGGCCGCCGTCCGCAGTTCCTGGGGCTCGCCCGCCTTCAACCCGGCCTCCCGGTTCGTCGCGGAGATCCCGGCCGAGCTGGTCGAGTGGCGCGGCACCTCGGAGAAGACCGCCTGGGGCGCTGCCACCCGCCGTGACTCCCGCCCCGCCCCGGCCAGGAAGTCCGACGGCAGGCAGATCCCCAACCTGACCCCCGGGGACCGGGTCACCCACGACAAGTTCGGCCTGGGCACCGTCGTGTCCGTGGACGGTGTCGCGGAGAAGACCAAGGCCAAGATCGATTTTGGTGGCGGGGTGGGGGAGAAGGTCCTGCTGCTGGCGTACGCGAAACAACTGGAGAAGCTCTGA
- a CDS encoding cobalamin B12-binding domain-containing protein produces the protein MDAVPRIRVVIAKPGLDGHDRGVKIVARALRDAGMEVVYTGLHQTPEQVVRTAIQEDAAAIGLSILSGAHMTLFARVLELLEENDASDIVVFGGGIIPEADMPALQEMGVARIFTPGATTQEIVDWVRSAIPSPA, from the coding sequence ATGGACGCCGTGCCGAGGATCCGCGTCGTCATCGCCAAGCCGGGGCTGGACGGCCATGACCGGGGGGTGAAGATCGTGGCGAGGGCGCTGCGGGACGCCGGGATGGAGGTCGTCTACACGGGCCTGCACCAGACGCCGGAGCAGGTGGTGCGCACCGCGATCCAGGAGGACGCCGCGGCGATCGGGCTGTCCATCCTGTCCGGCGCGCACATGACGCTCTTCGCCAGGGTGCTGGAGTTGCTGGAGGAGAACGACGCGAGCGACATCGTGGTGTTCGGCGGCGGGATCATCCCCGAGGCCGACATGCCCGCGCTCCAGGAGATGGGCGTCGCGCGGATCTTCACCCCGGGGGCCACCACCCAGGAGATCGTCGACTGGGTGCGGAGTGCGATCCCCTCGCCGGCCTGA
- the sucC gene encoding ADP-forming succinate--CoA ligase subunit beta — protein MDLFEHQAKELFAEYGIPVPRGIVAHTVEEARAAAEQLTGRVVVKAQVKTGGRGKAGGVKVADDAADAAGKATNILGMDIKGHTVHKVLIEEASAIAEEYYFSFLLDRANRTFLAICSAAGGMEIEEVAHTNPEKVAQVPISPLDGVDRARAREIAQAGGLPEVALDGAADLIEKLWCAFVDEDASLVEVNPMILSADGQVKALDGKVTLDDNASFRQADHAAFEDKAAEDPLEAAAKAKDLNYVKLDGSVGIIGNGAGLVMSTLDVVAYAGESFVGRPKPANFLDIGGGASAEVMAAGLEIIISDPAVKSIFVNVFGGITACDEVANGIVSAFQLLESRGESVSRPLVVRLDGNNAELGRQILSDAKLSGVELVDTMDDAAKRAAELAAVGA, from the coding sequence GTGGACCTGTTCGAACATCAGGCGAAGGAGCTCTTCGCGGAGTACGGCATCCCGGTGCCGCGCGGCATTGTCGCGCACACCGTGGAGGAGGCACGGGCGGCAGCCGAGCAGCTGACCGGCCGTGTCGTCGTCAAGGCCCAGGTCAAGACCGGTGGCCGAGGTAAGGCCGGCGGCGTGAAGGTGGCGGACGACGCCGCCGACGCCGCAGGCAAGGCCACCAACATCCTCGGCATGGACATCAAGGGCCACACGGTCCACAAGGTCCTGATCGAGGAGGCCAGCGCGATCGCGGAGGAGTACTACTTCTCCTTCCTGCTCGACCGCGCGAACCGCACGTTCCTCGCCATCTGCTCCGCCGCGGGCGGCATGGAGATCGAAGAGGTCGCGCACACCAATCCCGAGAAGGTCGCGCAGGTTCCGATCTCCCCTCTGGACGGTGTCGACCGGGCCAGGGCCCGCGAGATCGCCCAGGCAGGCGGCCTGCCGGAGGTGGCGCTCGACGGCGCCGCCGACCTCATCGAGAAGCTCTGGTGCGCCTTCGTCGACGAGGACGCCTCGCTCGTCGAGGTCAACCCGATGATCCTGTCCGCGGACGGTCAGGTGAAGGCCCTCGACGGCAAGGTCACCCTCGACGACAACGCGTCCTTCCGCCAGGCGGACCACGCGGCCTTCGAGGACAAGGCCGCCGAGGACCCGCTGGAGGCCGCGGCCAAGGCCAAGGACCTCAACTACGTCAAGCTCGACGGCTCTGTCGGCATCATCGGCAACGGCGCGGGTCTGGTCATGTCGACCCTGGATGTCGTCGCCTACGCGGGCGAGTCCTTCGTCGGCCGGCCCAAGCCCGCCAACTTCCTCGACATCGGCGGCGGCGCCTCGGCCGAGGTGATGGCGGCCGGCCTGGAGATCATCATCTCCGACCCCGCGGTGAAGTCGATCTTTGTCAACGTCTTCGGCGGCATCACCGCCTGTGACGAGGTCGCCAACGGCATCGTCTCGGCCTTCCAGCTGCTGGAGTCCCGCGGCGAGAGCGTGAGCCGCCCGCTGGTCGTCCGGCTGGACGGTAACAACGCCGAACTCGGGCGTCAGATTCTCTCCGACGCCAAGCTGTCCGGCGTCGAACTGGTGGACACCATGGACGATGCGGCCAAGCGTGCCGCCGAGCTCGCAGCGGTAGGTGCGTAA
- the sucD gene encoding succinate--CoA ligase subunit alpha — MAIWLTENSKIIVQGMTGGEGTKHTRRMLASGARVVGGVNARKAGTVHEGLPVFGTVAEAMKETGADVSVVFVPPAFTKDAVKEAIDAEIPLCVVITEGVPIHDTTEFWAYAIAKGGKTRIIGPNCPGIASPGASNAGIIPADITSAGRIGLVSKSGTLTYQLMYELRDIGFSTAVGIGGDPVIGTTHIDALQAFQDDPGTDAIVMIGEIGGDAEERAAAYIEQHVTKPVVAYVAGFTAPEGKTMGHAGAIVSGSAGTAQGKKDALEKVGVRVGKTPSETARLMREVIESL, encoded by the coding sequence ATGGCCATCTGGCTGACCGAGAACAGCAAGATCATCGTTCAGGGCATGACCGGCGGTGAGGGTACCAAGCACACCCGCCGCATGCTCGCCTCCGGTGCCCGTGTCGTCGGCGGCGTCAACGCCCGCAAGGCCGGCACCGTCCACGAGGGCCTGCCCGTCTTCGGTACCGTCGCCGAGGCCATGAAGGAGACCGGCGCCGACGTGTCGGTCGTCTTCGTGCCCCCGGCGTTCACCAAGGACGCCGTCAAGGAGGCCATCGACGCCGAGATCCCGCTCTGCGTGGTCATCACCGAGGGTGTCCCGATCCACGACACCACCGAGTTCTGGGCCTACGCGATCGCCAAGGGCGGCAAGACCCGCATCATCGGGCCGAACTGCCCCGGCATCGCCTCGCCCGGCGCCTCCAACGCGGGCATCATCCCGGCCGACATCACCAGCGCAGGCCGCATCGGCCTGGTCTCGAAGTCGGGCACGCTGACCTACCAGCTCATGTACGAGCTGCGTGACATCGGTTTCTCCACCGCGGTGGGCATCGGTGGCGACCCGGTCATCGGCACCACCCACATCGACGCGCTGCAGGCGTTCCAGGACGACCCGGGCACCGACGCGATCGTGATGATCGGTGAGATCGGCGGCGACGCCGAGGAGCGCGCGGCCGCCTACATCGAGCAGCACGTCACCAAGCCGGTCGTCGCCTACGTGGCGGGCTTCACCGCCCCCGAGGGCAAGACCATGGGGCACGCGGGCGCGATCGTGTCCGGTTCGGCCGGTACCGCCCAGGGCAAGAAGGACGCCCTGGAGAAGGTCGGCGTTCGCGTCGGCAAGACCCCGAGCGAGACCGCCCGTCTGATGCGCGAGGTCATCGAGTCCCTCTAG